Within Bacteroidota bacterium, the genomic segment GATTGGGAAAGTGGATGCCGTAGTCCGCCCCCGAGTAGCCCTGGTTCATGGGAATCGGGAGCGTGGCGGTGCCGTCGACCGCGTCGCCGAGGTCGAAGTCCATCTTGGCGTGGTAGCGCCCTTGGTCGTCGAGGTGGGCGTAGAGGCCGCCGGCTGTTTCGACTTTCGCTGTCATCACACCGGGGAGACGAGGCTCCGGCGTCAGACGCGGCGGGCGGAACGCGACGTCGGCCGGGATGCACCTGAACTCGTTGCGGTAGGGCACGGCCGCGTCTTCGCCTGCCTGCATGGTCATCGCTCCTCGCTGCGAGCCGTAGTGCGTGATTTCGGTAACGAGGTAGGCGTGGTTGAGGTCGAGGCGGTAGTGCTGATCAAGCGTGAAGGTGTGCCCGGCGCGGAGCCGCAGGCACGTCCCCTCCCCTTGCCCGGCGCGCCGCTGGCACTCGATCTCCTCGTTGCGGACGCGCGCCAGCCGGTCGCCTTCGTCGGCGTCCTGGAAGTGCGGGCCGTACTCGTAGTACGTCCCCGGCTGGTCGCGGTTGATCTGCGACTCGACGCACAGCTTCTCCTCCGGCGTGCGGTAGTTGTGGTCCTTGAGGATCACCTTGCCGGTGACGATCTGTTCGCGGAAGAGAAACTGCTGCACGGTCTCGGTGTGCGGCTGGGCGAAGCCGTCCATCCGCTGGTAGGTCACCGTGTCTTCGCCCTCGATGGGCGGGTTCTGGCTCCGGTCGTCGGTGAAGACGACGACCTCGCGGCTCCCCTCCTGCCGGAAGAAGAACTGGATGCCCTCGTGCTCGCAGAGGCGCGACACGAACGCGAGGTCCGTCTCCTGGTACTGCGTGCAGTACTCGCGCGCCGGGTAGCTCGCCTGGAGCAGGAACTCGAAGTCGCCCCCGGCGAAGCCCGCGTCGGTGAGGACGGCCTCGATGATCTCCTGGACAGACTGCTCCTGGAAGATGCGGCTCTGGTGGGTCAGCGAGAGCCGCCACAGGCGCGGGACGAGGACGGCGCGGTAGCGGTAGTAGTCGCTCCCGACGGGGCCGCCCTGCTCGAAGTGCGCCACGACGCCGTGGACCGGCCACGGCTCGTCCTCGCCGTGGAGGACGAGCGTCGCGGGCTGGTCCATGAGGTCGGAGAACGGGACCGACGGGTCGGTGGACAGCAGCTCGAGCTCGAACCGGAACGGCTGCGAGATCGCCTCGCGGCCGACGAAGCTGACCACCTCGAGCGTGTCCTCGCCGAGCTGGGCCGTCGAGAAAGAGAACTTGAGCGCGTTCGCCGGAGTCGTTGCCATCGGGTGCGAAGTAAGCGTTAGGAAGTAGCGAGGTCCGCTTCGGCAGGCTCTGCCGCCGCTGCCTCTTCGTCTCCGCCAAAAGTATACGTGAAGTCGCCCTGCTCGTCGATGCCGAGGGCGAGGCGCTCGGGCGTGGTCGCGTCGGCCATCTGGGCGAGGAGGGCGCGGCTCGCCTCGGGCAGGAGCGTCCGGTCGATGATGAAGTCGATGTTGCGCGCGCCGGAGTCGACCTGCGTGCAGCGCTCGGCGATGCGCTCGACGATCCGGTCGCCATATTCAAACCGCATCCCGTGCGTGGCACGGAGGCGGCGGCCGATCTTGTCGAGCTTGAGCCGCGTGATGCGGGCGATGGCGTCTTTGTCGAGCGGGTAGTACGGGACCACCTTCATCCGCCCGAGGAGCGCCGCCTGGAAGTGCCCGACGAGTTCGGGGTGGATCGCCGCGCGGAGCGTGTCAGCGTCGGGGCGGCTGCCTGCCGTCGCCGCCTCGATCACGGTCGCGCTCCCGATGTTGGAGGTCATCAGGATGACGGTGTTTCGGAAGTTGATCTCGCGCCCCTCGCCATCGCGCATCATGCCGCTGTCGAGGACCTGGTAGAACATCTCCATCACGTCGGTGTGCGCCTTCTCGGCCTCGTCGAGGAGCACGACCGAGTAGGGCTGGCGGCGGACGGCCTCGGTGAGGACCCCGCCCTCACCATAGCCGACGTAGCCGGGCGGCGAGCCTTTGAGCGACGAGACGGTGTGCGCCTCCTGGTATTCGCTCATGTTGATCGTCGTCAGGAAGCGCTCGCCGCCGAAGAGCCGCTCGGCGAGCTGCTTGGCGGTCTCGGTCTTGCCGACCCCGCTCGGCCCGACGAGCAGGAAGACGGCAATCGGCGCGTCGGGGTTACCCATCCCGGCTTTGGCGGTGCGGATCGTGTCGGCGATCTGATCGAGCGCCTCGTCCTGGCCCTTGATGGACTGCCCGAGGTCGGCTTCGAGGGCGAGGAGGGTCTCGGCCTCGTCGCGCTCCATCGTGCCGGCCGGGATGCCGGTCCAGTCGGCGATGACGCTGGCGACGACGCGCTCGTCGACGGCGGCGTAGACGAGGGCCTCGCCCTGCTGCACCTCGGCCAGCTGCTCTTTGAGCCTGCCTAGCTTGTCGCGCAGGCTGTCTTGCTCGGCCGGCGCGCCATCGCCGCCGAGGTGCTCGGCGATCTGCTGGCGCACGGACTCGATCTCAAGCACGACCTCGCGCTCGCGCTCCCAGCGGTCGAGGAGCGCGTCGCGCCGCTGCTCTAGCTCAGCCTGCTCGGCTTCGAGGGCCGCGAGCGCGTCCGCGTCGTCGTGGAGGCCGGTCTCGAGGTCGCGCCGCATCGCCTTCGCGGTGATGGCGAGGTTCAGGAGCCGGCGCTCGACGTCGTCGACGGCACCGGGCTTGGCCGACTGGCTCATCTTGACGCGCGCCGAGGCGGTGTCCATGAGGTCCACGGCCTTGTCGGGGAGCTGGCGCCCGGTGATGTAGCGGTCGCCGAAGGCGGCGGCGGCGTGCGCGGCCTCGTTCGTGATCTGCACGTCGTGGTGGTCCTCGTAGATCGACTTGATCCCGCGCAGCATCGTCGTCGCGTCCTCGACCGAGGGCTCCTCGATCTTGACCATCTGGAAGCGCCGCTCTAGCGCCGGGTCCTTCTCGATGTACTTCTTGTACTCGCTCCAGGTCGTCGCGGCGACGGTCCGCAGCTCGCCGCGCGCGAGGGCGGGCTTGAGGAGGTTGGCCGCGTCGGCGGTCCCGGCAGCTCCGCCTGCGCCGATGAGGGTGTGCGCCTCGTCGATGAAGAGAATCGTCGGCTTGGGAGCCTCGCGGACCTCCTGAATGACGGACTTGAGCCGGTTCTCGAACTCGCCCTTGACCCCGGCTCCGGCCTGGAGCAGCCCGAGGTCGAGCCCGACGATCTCGACTTCCTTCAGGCTGTCCGGCACGTCGCCGTGCGCGAGCCGCAGCGCGAGGCCCTCGACGACGGCCGACTTGCCGACCCCGGCCTCGCCGACGAGGATCGGGTTGTTCTTGCGCCGCCGGCTGAGCACGTCGATCATCTGCCGGATCTCGCCGTCGCGCGCGAAGATCGGGTCGATGCCGCCCTGCCGGGCCTTTTCGGTGAGGTTCTCGGTGTAGAGGTCGAGCGCGGTCTCGCCCGCGCGCTTGCCCGGCCCGGCCGCGCGCGGCCCGCCGGTGCGGAGCGCCGCCTGGTCCTCCGCCGAGCCGGCGACGATCTCGAAGAAGTCCTCGCGGAGCGCGTCCGGCTTGACGGGCGCGAGCACGTCCGTCACCTCGTCCATCCGCAGCCCGTCGCTCTCGAGGAGCGCTTCGAGGAGGTAGCCCGAGCGCACCTCGGCGTCGCCGTGGTGGACCGACCCGACGACGAACGCCTTCTCGACGAGGTCGAGCAGGATCGGCGAGAACGTCGGCCGCCCGGTGTTGCCCGTCTTGAAGCCCTCGAGCCGCGTCGTGATCGCCTCCCACAGCCGCCCGCTGTCCACGCCGAACCGGTCGAGGACGCGCGGGATGTCGCCACCGCCGGCTTCGAGAAGCTTGGCGAGCAGGTGCTCGGTCGAGACCTCGTAGTGGCCGCGCGCGATTGCGAACCCGGCGGCGGCTTCGAGGGCACGGGTGACGGTGCCGTTGAGCTTCTGGAGGAGCTTTTTGAGGTCTTTCGAGATCATGGCGGGGCCGAGTCGGGTGTCCGGGGTCGGGAGTGTGAGGCTGTCTTCTGCTCGCTGTTTTCTGTCCGCTGCCCCTCAGGCGTAGGCGACGATGCGTTCGGTGATGACGGCCTCGCGGGGCCGCCCGACCCAGGTGTTCTCGCCGAGGCGGGCGGTGCGGTCGCCGAGGCGGAGGCCGGGCACGTCGCCGGTGCGGAGCAGGAGGCGCACGTCGAAGTCGAGGTGGTCGGGGGCGTAGAGGCCGACGAGCCAGCCGAGGGCGTCGGCGCGCGCGCCGCCGGGGAGGTAGGCCTCGAAGTCCTCCAGCCCCATCGGGCCGAGGACGACGCGGAACTTGCCGCCCGCGTCGAGCACGCTCGCGCCGAGGAGCGCCGAGCCGCCCAGCGTGGCGCGGGTCCCGCTTTGCCCGAGCCGGGGCCGGTTCTCGACCTGCACCCGCCGCATCACGTTCTCCTCCACGCCCACTTCCAGCCCGTCCGTGAACGCGCCGACGAGCGTCCTCAACCCCTCGGCCGTACGGACACGCCGGCTGAGGAGGCCGGCCAAGCCGGCGAGGCGGTCCGTGGAAACTGGCGCATTGGCAAGGGCGCCCGGGTTGGCGAGGCCGGCGACCGCGAGAAGATAGGGCGCATAGCTCCCGAAATCGCCTGCGCGGTACTTCTTCCAGGCCCGGTAGAAGTAGCTGTAGAGGCGGTGGTTGAAGAGGTCCAGGAAGTGCCGGAGCGGGAGCGTCTCGGCGGCTTCCGTGGCGATGTCTTCGTAGAGGTAGACCGGCAGCGGCGAGGCGATGCCGTAGAGGCCCATGAAGGTGACTGTCACCTCAGCTCCGTCATCGCCGAGCGCCACCGAGCGCACGTCGGAGGAGGGGAAGATGGTCGCGGGGTGCGGGAGGAAGCGGATGCGCTCGGCGTCGGGATCGGCGCTCGTGCCGGGCGCGGGGGCGTCGGGGAAGTAGGCTTCGAGGAGGCGGACCGCCTGGAAGAAGTCGAACCGGTAGCCGGCGCGGAAGAGGTCGGCATAGATGCCACGCGTCGGGCGCGCCTCCTCGTCGGCAGGCACCGCGTCGTGCTCCGGGGCGGTATGGACCGTGGCTTCGCTCACAGCGGCAGCTGCTCTCCCTGCTCGGCCTCCCACCGCATCGTCTCGCCCGAGGGCATGAGGACGACCGCGAGGTGGACGAACGAGTTGATCGTCGCGTAGGACGCGAAGAACCGGCTGAGGACGAGGCCGAGCAGGGCCGCGTCGCCGGTGTCCGCGAACTTCTGTTCGTCGAGTTCGACCGTGACCTCGGTGCCGCGCAGCACGGCACCCCGGTGGATGCGCTCCTTCGGTACCCAGCGCACGTCGCGGATGCCATCGATCCGCTGCCGGACACTCTCGGCCCCGCTCCAGTCGTAGAGCCGGAGCACGCCCGCGAGCGCCTCGCGCGTCGCCGCCGAGCGGTAGTTGAACGACCAGTGCGAGAGCAGCATCCAGTAGAAGTCCTGCTGCCGATCGGTCGGCGGGTAGCGGATGAGAGTCGGCTGCACGAGGTTCTGGACGGCGACGTTGCGGATGCTCTTCGAGGCGAAGCGGTTGACCGAGCGCTCCCGGAGATGCTCGCGCGGAATCGTCCCGTTGGTGCAGCGGAGCGCGAGCGACAGGGTCTCGACCGGCAGCGTCCCGTCGCCGGTTGGGGCCACGCCCTGGAGCGTGAGCGTCGTCTCGTAGCGGTCGGTGAGGCCGCGGCGCGAGACGGCGGTGTAGGTCCGGTCGCCCCCGGCGCGCTCGGGCGAGAGCAGCCGCCGGTACGCGTGCCGCCGGCCGGTCATGTCCTCGATTCCCGTCACTGACTCGACGGCGTAGACCTCGACGCCGGTGCGGCGGCGCACGTCGGCCACAACGCGGTACTCGGCGCTGCGGTGGTCCGCCCGGACCGGTTCGGCGTCCTGCTCGAAGAGGTTGACGACGGGGCTGGCGAAGAGCCTCACCTGCTCGGCCCCGAAGCGCTGCGGCTCGGGGTAGCTCCGGTCGAAGTGGAGCGTGACGCGGAACGCGTCGGCCTGCCCTTCCGGGTCGAACCGGTCGAGGCCGAGGAGGTCGGCGCACCAGAACTTGGGCCGGAACGCCAGATACTCCTGCAGCAGCCGGAGGCCGGACGGCGCGCGCTCGGCCTCGGGCAAGAGGGCGTCGTCGAGGCCGAGGCCGCCGGGCCGGACCCACTCCTGCCCGTGCAGCCGGAGCGACGCCTCGCCGCTCTCGACGGTGACGGTGCGGACCCGGCGGGTGAAGAAGTAGTGCATCGCCGCGGCCGTCGCCGGGTCGGCGTGGAAGTACAGCCGGAGCGCGCCGAGGTCGAGGTCAGCCAGGGTGGCCCCGGCCGTGCAGGCAAACGAGAGCGCCGCGCTGGAGGTCCCGTCCGCGGCCCAGGCGAGCGCTACGTCGTCGAGGCGAAGGGGTTGGACGGTGACTGCGCGCGTGGTCACGAACCGGCAGACGGTATTCTCGTCTCCTACCGGGTCGCTCTGCACCTCGGTGCCGCGCGGGAGCACGGTCTTCTCCCCGCTTCGCTGGCCCTCGAACGCGACGAGCGAAAGCGACGGGACCGGGCGCAGGAAGTGCGGAAAGAGCAGCTCGCACAGCCCCTCGGTGATCTGCGGCAGCTCGTCGTCGAGGCGCTCGCGGATGCGGCCGGTGAGGAGCGCGAACCCCTCGAAGAGGCGCTCGACGTACGGGTCCCGGTCGGTGACGCTGTCGATGTTGAGGTAGCGCGCCTGCTCGGGGTGGACCTGCGCGAACGCCTTCCCCGCCTCGTGCAGGTAGCGCATCTCCTCGTCGAAGTAGCGTCGCTGGCTCATGGCGGCAGGCGTTCGCGGGTCAGGGTGTTACCGGGTGCTTACCACCGGCGTGACGTGGGCTTCCTCTTCCGAGGAAAAGGTCGTCTTGAAGCGGACGCGGTCGCCGTCGAGCGTCTCGGCCGTCAGCAGGAAGACGAGCTGCATCGCGTAGCGGTCCGTGGCCTGGTGCTCGACGCGGACGCGGCGCAGGCGCGGCTCGAACGTCTCGACCGTCGACTCGATGGCCCGTTTGAGCTCGACGACCGAGCCGGGCATCTCGCGGTAGACGTCGGAGATGTCCGGCAGGCCGTAGCCCGGAAGGTGGCTGAGCGCCCCCTGCCGGGTGTTGAGCAGCCGGTCGAGGTTGGCGACGATGCTGTGCTCGCGCTGCGCCTCGGGCGCGACGGTCTCGGTCCGGCGACCGTCGCCGAAGCGCCCGCGCAGCACGTCGTAGAGGCTTGCTTTCATCGGAAGCTCGTCGGGCCGAGATGCCGAGCGCCGCACGGTCCGCCGGGCCGAGACCCGTAGCCCGTGCGGCGCTCGAAGGCGGAGGCCGGACTAGGCAGGCATGGCAGCCCACTCGTCTTCGTACTCGTAGCCATCGGCGTGCTTCCAGTTGATCTTCTCGTAGAGGAAGCTGACGCGCTCCTGGTGGTTGAGCTTCTCGAACGACGGGTCCTTCGTGTTCGGGACGTTGTTCGTGACCGACGCCACTTTCACCCCGCTCATCGTGATCGTGTAGTAGATCTCCTCCTTGCCAGCGGGCGTGATTTTGTAGAAGTCGATCACGATCTGGTCGAGCGTCTGGCCGGTGCAGCAGGCCTGGTAGAGCGACGGCGAGGCGGTGTCGATCT encodes:
- the tssI gene encoding type VI secretion system tip protein TssI/VgrG, giving the protein MATTPANALKFSFSTAQLGEDTLEVVSFVGREAISQPFRFELELLSTDPSVPFSDLMDQPATLVLHGEDEPWPVHGVVAHFEQGGPVGSDYYRYRAVLVPRLWRLSLTHQSRIFQEQSVQEIIEAVLTDAGFAGGDFEFLLQASYPAREYCTQYQETDLAFVSRLCEHEGIQFFFRQEGSREVVVFTDDRSQNPPIEGEDTVTYQRMDGFAQPHTETVQQFLFREQIVTGKVILKDHNYRTPEEKLCVESQINRDQPGTYYEYGPHFQDADEGDRLARVRNEEIECQRRAGQGEGTCLRLRAGHTFTLDQHYRLDLNHAYLVTEITHYGSQRGAMTMQAGEDAAVPYRNEFRCIPADVAFRPPRLTPEPRLPGVMTAKVETAGGLYAHLDDQGRYHAKMDFDLGDAVDGTATLPIPMNQGYSGADYGIHFPNHAGTEMIWACLNGDIDRPFALGTVPNPSQASPSTVRNKHQNVIRTWGKNELTFDDKQGEENIYLHATRNHTVEVKNDETITIGHDQSEWVRHNQRLQVDNNRDKVVGADQTEMVGANKTITVGGNHSETIVGNMTQNVAGAKAENITAAKSLAIGAAYQVTVGAAMNETVGGAKMEEVGAFKGEAIGGNKSETIGGSKSVSVGKSFSINVGDGQSLSVVKDLDEKIGGNHHEQVTKEWAVNAKKIQLMAEDQIVLKTGKAEIIMKKSGDIIIKGKKIQVKGSGDVVIKGSKIKEN
- the tssH gene encoding type VI secretion system ATPase TssH, with amino-acid sequence MISKDLKKLLQKLNGTVTRALEAAAGFAIARGHYEVSTEHLLAKLLEAGGGDIPRVLDRFGVDSGRLWEAITTRLEGFKTGNTGRPTFSPILLDLVEKAFVVGSVHHGDAEVRSGYLLEALLESDGLRMDEVTDVLAPVKPDALREDFFEIVAGSAEDQAALRTGGPRAAGPGKRAGETALDLYTENLTEKARQGGIDPIFARDGEIRQMIDVLSRRRKNNPILVGEAGVGKSAVVEGLALRLAHGDVPDSLKEVEIVGLDLGLLQAGAGVKGEFENRLKSVIQEVREAPKPTILFIDEAHTLIGAGGAAGTADAANLLKPALARGELRTVAATTWSEYKKYIEKDPALERRFQMVKIEEPSVEDATTMLRGIKSIYEDHHDVQITNEAAHAAAAFGDRYITGRQLPDKAVDLMDTASARVKMSQSAKPGAVDDVERRLLNLAITAKAMRRDLETGLHDDADALAALEAEQAELEQRRDALLDRWEREREVVLEIESVRQQIAEHLGGDGAPAEQDSLRDKLGRLKEQLAEVQQGEALVYAAVDERVVASVIADWTGIPAGTMERDEAETLLALEADLGQSIKGQDEALDQIADTIRTAKAGMGNPDAPIAVFLLVGPSGVGKTETAKQLAERLFGGERFLTTINMSEYQEAHTVSSLKGSPPGYVGYGEGGVLTEAVRRQPYSVVLLDEAEKAHTDVMEMFYQVLDSGMMRDGEGREINFRNTVILMTSNIGSATVIEAATAGSRPDADTLRAAIHPELVGHFQAALLGRMKVVPYYPLDKDAIARITRLKLDKIGRRLRATHGMRFEYGDRIVERIAERCTQVDSGARNIDFIIDRTLLPEASRALLAQMADATTPERLALGIDEQGDFTYTFGGDEEAAAAEPAEADLATS
- the tssG gene encoding type VI secretion system baseplate subunit TssG, translated to MSEATVHTAPEHDAVPADEEARPTRGIYADLFRAGYRFDFFQAVRLLEAYFPDAPAPGTSADPDAERIRFLPHPATIFPSSDVRSVALGDDGAEVTVTFMGLYGIASPLPVYLYEDIATEAAETLPLRHFLDLFNHRLYSYFYRAWKKYRAGDFGSYAPYLLAVAGLANPGALANAPVSTDRLAGLAGLLSRRVRTAEGLRTLVGAFTDGLEVGVEENVMRRVQVENRPRLGQSGTRATLGGSALLGASVLDAGGKFRVVLGPMGLEDFEAYLPGGARADALGWLVGLYAPDHLDFDVRLLLRTGDVPGLRLGDRTARLGENTWVGRPREAVITERIVAYA
- the tssF gene encoding type VI secretion system baseplate subunit TssF → MSQRRYFDEEMRYLHEAGKAFAQVHPEQARYLNIDSVTDRDPYVERLFEGFALLTGRIRERLDDELPQITEGLCELLFPHFLRPVPSLSLVAFEGQRSGEKTVLPRGTEVQSDPVGDENTVCRFVTTRAVTVQPLRLDDVALAWAADGTSSAALSFACTAGATLADLDLGALRLYFHADPATAAAMHYFFTRRVRTVTVESGEASLRLHGQEWVRPGGLGLDDALLPEAERAPSGLRLLQEYLAFRPKFWCADLLGLDRFDPEGQADAFRVTLHFDRSYPEPQRFGAEQVRLFASPVVNLFEQDAEPVRADHRSAEYRVVADVRRRTGVEVYAVESVTGIEDMTGRRHAYRRLLSPERAGGDRTYTAVSRRGLTDRYETTLTLQGVAPTGDGTLPVETLSLALRCTNGTIPREHLRERSVNRFASKSIRNVAVQNLVQPTLIRYPPTDRQQDFYWMLLSHWSFNYRSAATREALAGVLRLYDWSGAESVRQRIDGIRDVRWVPKERIHRGAVLRGTEVTVELDEQKFADTGDAALLGLVLSRFFASYATINSFVHLAVVLMPSGETMRWEAEQGEQLPL
- the tssE gene encoding type VI secretion system baseplate subunit TssE, whose amino-acid sequence is MKASLYDVLRGRFGDGRRTETVAPEAQREHSIVANLDRLLNTRQGALSHLPGYGLPDISDVYREMPGSVVELKRAIESTVETFEPRLRRVRVEHQATDRYAMQLVFLLTAETLDGDRVRFKTTFSSEEEAHVTPVVSTR
- the tssD gene encoding type VI secretion system tube protein TssD codes for the protein MTYSNDIVGSNTKGGRAQTSAIVEFSHQVYSPVDVQEGTVTGSRVHGTAEVTKEIDTASPSLYQACCTGQTLDQIVIDFYKITPAGKEEIYYTITMSGVKVASVTNNVPNTKDPSFEKLNHQERVSFLYEKINWKHADGYEYEDEWAAMPA